GCCTCCCCCGCCCTGGCCAAAGAGAAGAAGGCGGAGAAGCAGATGGACCCCCAGGCCATGATGGAACTGTGGAAGAAACTCGCCCAGCCCGGCGAGCCGCACAAGCTCTTTGCGAGTCTCGCCGGGAGCTGGACGACCACCACCAAGGAATGGCTGGAGCCGGGCAAGCCGCCGACGGAATCGAGCGGCACCGCGGACATGAAGATGTTGCTGGATGGCCGCTTTCTCTACCAGGAATACCATGGCCAGATGATGGGGCAACCCTTCTCCGGAATCGGCATCGACGCCTACGACAACATGACCAAGAAGTACGTGACGGCCTGGATGGATTCGATGGGCACGGGCATCTTCATCATGGAAGGCACGGCCAGCGCCGACGGCAAGACCATCACGCTGAAAGGGTCGCATCCTGAGCCGGGCGGAGGCAAGATGACCCATCGGGCGGTTTGGAAGATCATCGACGACCACACCCAGACATTCGATATGTACGGAGCGCACCACGGCCAGAAGGAAACGAAGATGATGGAGATCACGTATAAGCGGAAACCGTAGCGGAATGTGGACACGCACGACTTGGGGGTAAGTGGAAGGTCTGATGTCGC
The DNA window shown above is from Nitrospira tepida and carries:
- a CDS encoding DUF1579 domain-containing protein, with the translated sequence MRFVSTIFMCVCLLVMASPALAKEKKAEKQMDPQAMMELWKKLAQPGEPHKLFASLAGSWTTTTKEWLEPGKPPTESSGTADMKMLLDGRFLYQEYHGQMMGQPFSGIGIDAYDNMTKKYVTAWMDSMGTGIFIMEGTASADGKTITLKGSHPEPGGGKMTHRAVWKIIDDHTQTFDMYGAHHGQKETKMMEITYKRKP